Part of the Carnobacterium pleistocenium FTR1 genome is shown below.
AACCAGAAAATGCTAGATTTTCTATAGTAGCTGTAGCGTCTCGTGAGACAGTTGAAGTGATCAGCCATGAAGAAAAGTTAGCAATAGTTGATGAAACAGCGGCAATCCAACGCCATTATTGTAAAGATTGTGGCGCACATATGTATGGTCGCATAGAAAATAAGGATCATGCATTTTACGGTTTAGACTTTGTCCACACAGAATTATCAGAAGAAAAAGGCTGGTCTGAACCAAAATTCGCAGCCTTCGTTTCATCTGTCATCGAAACAGGTACACCAACTTCTAAAATGGCGGATATCCGTAACGATTTAACTAACTTGGGACTGCCGACTTATGATACTTTGTCTCCTGAATTGATGGATTTAATTGCGGCTAAAGCTGCAGAACTAAAGGGAACGCTACAAGTATAAGAGTCTTTTTTAAGAAAATAAGTAAGAAATAAGGGAACGATTTATTTTATTAACTCTTCAACTATTTCGAAAAGTCATAGAAATTAAATAGTTCTCTTTAGCAGCTAATTGATAAGTACAAGTCCGGTTTAATACTGGATTTATACCTAACAGTTAGCTTTTTTTATCGATAAAATTTTTATTTTCACAAAATGTATTCAGCGATATAGACAGGTATTGACCGATATAGTCAATAAAAGTTATAATTGAATTGACCAGAGTAGTCAATTTTGAAATAGAAAATAGGGGATAACAAAATGGAAGAATTCTTAATGAAGGTAGATCCAGAAAAAAAGGAACGCATCATTAACAGTGCGATGAAAGAATTTAGTATTAATACTTTTCAAAAAGCTTCAACGAATACCATAGTAGAAGATGCAGGTATATCTAAAGGACTATTGTTTCATTATTTTGGCAATAAAGAAAAATTGTATAATTATTTAGAATATTATGCGTTCAAAGTCATTATGGAAAGCATCGTTGATGAAATGGATTGGGAACAAAAAGATATATTCTTACGATTAAAGGAAATCGCCATGATCAAGTTTAAAGTATTTCAAAAGTATCCCTATTTAGCGGACTTTTCTCTTATAGTAGTCAAAGATAAAACGGCTGACGAGATCATGCATATAAACCCTGATTTTAAACCAGACCTTTATAGTGACATTTATACTACTAATATTGACTATTCTCTTTTCAAGGAAGAGCTAGATGTGAAAAAAGCAATCGATATCGTCAGATGGACGTTAGAAAAATATGGCGAGGAATTTAGACTTAAAATAAAAAATGGCCAGATGGAATTTGATTATCTGTTTATTGAAAAAGAGTTTTTAAGTTATATAGATATACTTAAGTCCGGTTTTTACAAATCAAACTAATTTTTTAATGAAAGGGATGTTTTAATGATCAGTGTTAAGAATTTATCTTACTCTTATAATAATGACGACAAATATCAAGTGAAGGATGTCAGTTTTGAAGTTGAAAGAGGCGAGGTGTTTGGTTTTTTAGGTCCTTCAGGTGCAGGTAAATCAACGACACAAAATATTCTTACGGGACTTTTGGAGCTGCAAAAAGGTGAAGTGTCTGTTGCGGGCTATGACGTAAAAGAACCTTCAAAAGAGCGGTTTAATAAAATAGGCATGAGTTTTGAACAATCAAATGTGTACAGTAAATTAACAGCTAAAGAGAATTTAGCGTTTTATGGAAAGTTGTTTGATGGTCCCACAATTGATCCAATGACGCTTTTAAAGCTTGTGGGGTTAGAAGGAAAAGAAAATATTAAGGCGAACGAAATCTAAAAGTTGATCCTAGTAGCTTGAAGTGGTTTATTGTTTCTTTTATGGTGTATACTTTATTTAGTAACAAACAACATAAAGGGTGTGATGCCAGTGAAACCAAATAGTAATAGCTATTCAGTCTTCCGGCTGTGGTGTCATCTTGTGTTAAATAGAGCAATACAATAGTGCACTGTGTACTACTTAGAAATAAAACACCTGCTCAGTATAAGAAGGAGTTCTTTTTCATAAATGAGGCGGGTAGTTCGTTTCTGAGAAATAAAACAATCTTTGAAAAGAGGTTTACTATGGATACACCGGTATTAACGGTTTCAAAACTAACCAAACGAATCAAGAAAACGCTAATTATAAAAGATGTCAGTTTTGATATTCAACAGGGAGAAATAGTAGGTTTCTTAGGACCTAATGGATCTGGAAAAACGACAACTTTAAGAATGATCGTAGGCTTATCAAAGCCCACTTCCGGAGAAATAAAAATCTGTGGGTATTCCATAAAAAAAGACTTTGTAAAAGCTATGTCTAATGTAGGTTGTATTATAGAAGGTCCTGATCTTTATGATTATATGAGTGGGTATAGGAATCTTGAATTATTAGGTAGCATGTCAAAAGGGGTCACTAAAACAGATATTGATGAAGCTGTAGAATTAGTCGGTATGGGAAATCGGATCCATGATAAAGTTGAGGTTTATTCAATGGGGATGAAACAAAGAATCGGTTTAGCTCAGGCACTGATCCATAAACCGAAATTATTGATTTTAGATGAGCCTACAAACGGACTTGATCCCCAAGGCATACATGAGTT
Proteins encoded:
- a CDS encoding ABC transporter ATP-binding protein, whose translation is MDTPVLTVSKLTKRIKKTLIIKDVSFDIQQGEIVGFLGPNGSGKTTTLRMIVGLSKPTSGEIKICGYSIKKDFVKAMSNVGCIIEGPDLYDYMSGYRNLELLGSMSKGVTKTDIDEAVELVGMGNRIHDKVEVYSMGMKQRIGLAQALIHKPKLLILDEPTNGLDPQGIHEFREIVKKLAKEKGISVLISSHLISEVQLMCDRVSIIDDGSIIRNAAIDEVLATGEVVWTVDDPKKAQAVLKNKFAIDSTIDAKNVTALANVERLSEINKALFNSGIEINYVENKKRTLEDLFLTLTEKHKIG
- a CDS encoding ATP-binding cassette domain-containing protein, yielding MISVKNLSYSYNNDDKYQVKDVSFEVERGEVFGFLGPSGAGKSTTQNILTGLLELQKGEVSVAGYDVKEPSKERFNKIGMSFEQSNVYSKLTAKENLAFYGKLFDGPTIDPMTLLKLVGLEGKENIKANEI
- a CDS encoding TetR/AcrR family transcriptional regulator, which codes for MEEFLMKVDPEKKERIINSAMKEFSINTFQKASTNTIVEDAGISKGLLFHYFGNKEKLYNYLEYYAFKVIMESIVDEMDWEQKDIFLRLKEIAMIKFKVFQKYPYLADFSLIVVKDKTADEIMHINPDFKPDLYSDIYTTNIDYSLFKEELDVKKAIDIVRWTLEKYGEEFRLKIKNGQMEFDYLFIEKEFLSYIDILKSGFYKSN
- the gfa gene encoding S-(hydroxymethyl)glutathione synthase yields the protein MTIIKLHPRLDSGIQDYPEVAGFAGGTLTCLCESDKVAVKIGSQTLHNHACGCSQCWKPENARFSIVAVASRETVEVISHEEKLAIVDETAAIQRHYCKDCGAHMYGRIENKDHAFYGLDFVHTELSEEKGWSEPKFAAFVSSVIETGTPTSKMADIRNDLTNLGLPTYDTLSPELMDLIAAKAAELKGTLQV